Proteins encoded within one genomic window of Comamonas endophytica:
- a CDS encoding substrate-binding domain-containing protein, with amino-acid sequence MNKFLLKTTRRAALLAAGLVLAGCSSVGNQPATKELHVMTSGGFTAAYDELRPQFEKQSGYVVKTAYGASTGGASDSIPSRLGRGEPADIVILARTALDALVKDGKVVPGSQVDLVKSSIGVVVRQGAPRPDIGTVDAFKRALLNAPSIAYSASASGIYYETELMKKLGVENELKPKSRRILSERVGTVVARGDAAVGLQQVSELLPIPGVDFVGKIPEELQRVTVFSAGIAASSRNPDAARELIKFLSSEPAVPAIVKSGLEPYRAR; translated from the coding sequence ATGAACAAATTTCTCCTGAAGACCACCCGCCGCGCCGCTTTGCTGGCCGCTGGCTTGGTCCTTGCCGGGTGCAGCAGTGTCGGCAACCAGCCGGCCACGAAGGAACTGCATGTGATGACCTCTGGCGGCTTCACCGCGGCCTATGACGAACTGCGGCCACAGTTCGAGAAGCAGTCAGGCTACGTGGTGAAGACTGCCTACGGTGCCTCCACCGGTGGCGCCAGCGATTCCATCCCCAGTCGCCTGGGACGCGGCGAGCCTGCCGACATCGTGATACTTGCCCGCACCGCACTCGATGCGCTGGTCAAGGACGGCAAGGTCGTCCCGGGAAGCCAGGTCGACTTGGTGAAGTCTTCGATCGGCGTCGTGGTCAGGCAAGGCGCACCGCGCCCCGACATCGGCACGGTGGATGCCTTCAAGCGCGCGTTGTTGAATGCGCCCTCCATCGCCTATTCGGCCAGCGCCAGCGGCATCTACTATGAAACGGAGCTGATGAAGAAGCTGGGCGTCGAGAATGAACTCAAGCCCAAGAGCCGGCGCATCCTGAGCGAGCGCGTGGGTACGGTCGTGGCGCGCGGCGATGCGGCGGTCGGCCTGCAGCAGGTCAGCGAGCTGCTGCCGATCCCGGGTGTCGACTTCGTGGGCAAGATCCCTGAAGAGCTCCAGCGCGTGACCGTTTTCTCGGCGGGTATCGCTGCTTCGTCCAGGAACCCGGACGCTGCACGTGAGCTGATCAAGTTTCTCTCCTCGGAGCCTGCCGTCCCCGCCATCGTCAAGTCGGGGCTGGAGCCGTATCGCGCCCGGTGA